TTTGACGAGCAATTCTTGGTGACTAAACGGTGTGTGCAATTCCGCAATATCCACTTTGCCTTTTTTCACGCCAGCGTGTTCACCAGCAATGCGTGTGGATGTGGATTGCGTGAGATCGCGTGTGCCGAATTGATGTGACTCAATGCGGTGATCGATACCCGTGATGTACGCAGGACGCTTGCCAGAACCCGCGAGCATTTTTTCTGCGATTTCTTTGGTGGCAATAAATATGCACGATGCGCCATCGGTAATTGGCGGGCAATCGTGTTTACGCAGTGGTGAAGACATCATCGGCTCAGCCAATAATTGTTCTACGCTGTAATCACCTTTCAACTGTGCATTTGCGTTTGCTTTTGCGTTTTTACGGCTTTTCGCTACTACTTCTGCCATTTGTTTTTCAGTGAGTTTGTCGGCATCCATCATCGCGCGCGCTTGTAATGCAGCGAGGCTGATTTGATCAGGCCACAGCGGTTGCAAATAATAAGGATCCAATTGCAGCGCCAATACTTCATGCATCGGGCCGTGTGAGCTTTTACCAAAACCGTAAATCAACGCGGTGTTGAAATGTCCGGTTTGAATTTTCAGCCACGCTTCATACAACGCCCATGCTGCATCCATTTCCACATGCGATTCTGAAATGGGTGGCACAGCGCCAACGGCATCCAACGCACCAACGAAAGCGAATGCTGCGCCTCCCAAGTAGTCACAGCTACCAGAGCAAACAAAATCGATTTCTTTGTTGGTAATTTTTAACTGATTTTTTACGCCGTGTACGGCTTCCATCACCAGTTCTACATCATTTTTTGCGCCTGCATCACGCACCATCGGTGTTTGGTGATAGGCAATAATCGCTACTTCACGCATTTTTGTACGCCTCCACTTCTTTTAAGCGCTTGGCTTTCAGTTCTTTAATGTCGATAGGAGCTTCACCTTCAATCGGTTGAAAATATTCAATGTTGTTGAAGCTGTATTCCCATTCACTTTTATCGCGCCACACGGCTTTCACGCGTGTACCGATTTTCACATCTTCGTTTTTGCAACCGGAAATCAAATGAATAAAAGTTTGATCGGTTTCATCGAGCACCAAGTTGGCGACGATAAATGGCGGTTGTACTTTGGAGCCTGGAATCGGCAAATGCACGATGGTGAAAGTGACGACAGTGGCGGTATCTGGCACTGCCACTTCTTCAGTTGTTGGTGTTCCTGTTTCTGCATCAGCACCGCGCGGTGGCACGATCACTTTTCCAGTCACAGAGGAGCGTTGCCCCATCAATTTGCCTTCTTTCAGTGAACGCAAAAAATGCGAAGTGGCGCGACCGGCCGCAAAGCTGTATTGCATGTAGACCGGTGATTCCATGATTTCTACGGGTTTAACTTCAACGGGTTTTTGATCACTCATGATGCTGTCCTCAAGCCGGTTCAAAGCAGTCAATGTCAGTCATAAAGCCACGGCGTTCTGCTGCCCAGCGCACTTTGACTTTCATGCCGGTTTTCATGTTGCTTTCGCTGCCTGCATCCACTTTGTGCAGCATGGCAGTGTCCGCGCCGTCGATTTTGATCAACGCCCAAGCGAAGGGCTGCGTCAAACCGTGTTTAGGATGTGGTTGGCTAATCCAGCTCCAAGTGGTGACGGTGCCGGTAGAAGGCAGATCAACTAACTCGGTCAATTCTTCCGAAGTTTGTGGATCGTATTCCGTCGGCGGGCAGATCACTTTGCCGCCGCTGCCCTTGATGCCGACGATCTTGCCGTCGCGCAGACCGGTAAGAAAAGCCCCGATGACGGGCCCGGTCGAACGGGTGTAGGTAAAGCCGAGTTCAAAGCCGTCGCGCAGTACATCATCGTCGTACTGTTTTCCGGCATGCGTGTTGGCCATGCGTAGTCTCCTAGGGTTAATGAAAAGTTGTGGTGAATGAAAGTTGCGGTTAGTGGAAAAGTGAAAAAAGGAAATCGGTGAGGGCGATAGCGCGCCACGAGTGGCGAATAGCCTAGGCATTCACTGGGTGACTGTCTACTAGAGAATTGTTCGTAGTGCTTGCTATTATGAGTGTGCTTTTAGATGTATATTGAAATATCTATTTAAGTGCATATTGATTAAATGTAAACAAAGGAGAGCTGCATGGAACATTTGTTGACCCACAAAACCGTATCGCTCACGGAACTGCGCGACCCTGCCAAAGTGCTGGAGCAGGCAGGCTCCTCACCCGTCGCAGTGCTCAATCGCAATAAAGTGGTGGGCTATTTCGTACCTGTGGCAGCGGTGGATGATTTGCAATTTGAGCCCGCGGATACAGACGACATTGCTCGCGCACTGGCTGAAACACAGGCTGAAATGCGGCCGGTATTGGATTACCTGAGAGACAAATAAGGAGCGAGGACGATGAAATATCTCAGCGCACAGGATGTGGTGCAAATTCACGATGCTGTTATTGGCTCACACGAGCTGCAGGGTATGGCAGGAGATAAATCGGTCGATGCCGTGATCGCTCGGGTAGAGAACCGCATCCACTATGGAATGATCGAAGATGTGCATGAATTGGCTGCGTGCTATGCAACCTATATTGCTGTTGGACGCACCTTCAATGATGCCAATAAACGCACGGCGTATGCTGCGATGCGTATTTGCTTGCAGATTAACGATGTCAAAACGGATTTGGGTTCAGCCGCAGAAGTGGGCGACATGATCATCCGCGCCGCCCAACGACTCACCGACGAAAAAGAACTGGCGCAGTGGTTGAGGCGGCGGTGTTGAGTTGCCGTGTTTATGGCTCGAACTGTGATTTGCCCTGCGAACGCTTGCGGCGGAGATAAAGCGCCATCTCATCCTCGTTCAGCGTGTCAAACGCTTCCTCTTTAGCTGCGAGGCGTTTGCGCATTTTTTTGCTGCTGTATAAAGCCTCTTTGGAGAAACGGATGTAGTCCATTTCTTTTGCCAGCTGTTCGAGGCTTTCCAACACTTCGATAACCCAAGCGTGTTCAGCAAAACGCACGCGTCCTTCGGCAATCATTTTTTCAATACCGGCCAAATCACCCGCTTGCGCCAGCAGCCGTGCGCGCTCCAACCATTGAGCCGCTTCGATTTCTGCTTGGCGAGCCAATACCAGCGGATCTTTGATTAGCATTTCCCAAGCCTGAGCTGACATCGCGCTCAAGGCGAGCGCTGCATCAGCGACCGTGATGGGCAAGCAGTCTGGCGTGGTGGCGGTAATACCCGCTTGCAGCAGTGTGACGGCAGTTTCGCTCGCCATATTGGCGGGGATTTCCAGCTCGACCAAAGCCCAAGCCTCTGCACCCAGCGCTAAGTCAGGCATCAGAATCAGCGGAAAGCCTTCTCGCTGCTCGACGGGATAATCGTTGAGCAGGGTGATGTTGACGCCAGCGGGAGCCGCCAGTGCCAAACGCATTTGGCGGGCGTAGAGGTTGGAGATGAAGTCGAACTCCTCGGCGAACGGCTCGAACAGGTCGGCAGCAGTGTCGCCGTAGTAGTGATTGCCACCACCGCGCTCGCCCATCTCCACCATCAGGTCTTCATTGAAGTCGCGCCCCAGCCCGTAAGTAGAGGTGGTGACACCGCGTTCAGCGGCCTCAGCGCACAGCGCAGCGATGACCTTGGTATCGGTGGTGACACCCACATTGGCATTGCCATCTGAGAGCAGAATCACGCGCGCCAGCGCAGCGGCTTTGGCGTTGCTCAGCAGGGAGTTACTGCCCGCCAACCAGCCGCCGTGTAAGTTGGTGCTGCCGCCCGATTGAATGTGCGCCAGTGCTTGATGCAGCACTTTACGATCGCCCACCGCTTGCGCGTTGACCAGAGTGTTAACGCGATCATCAAACACGGTGAGTGAAACAACATCGGTCGCCGTGAGTTGATCGACGATGTAGCGCGCACAGCGCAGTGCCTCAATCAGCGGCTCGCCCGACATAGAGCCGGAGCGATCAATCACCAGTGCTAGGTGATAGGGCTTGCGCGATTTTTGCAGCGCGAGATCGGGGTCCGGTGCTTGCACACGCACCAACACAGGCAGCTTTTGGCTCATGCCGGCGATGAGGGCTGGCTTGAGTGGCGTGATCAGGATTTGTGGGGTTTGCTGGCGTTCCATAGAGTCTCCTGTTCGATCGACGCGGGTGTCGATCACAGGACAACTCTACAGAGTGGAAGGCTCATGGCATGAGCCTGCTAGTTTTATCTGTATTTTTAGAGGGTTTTTATGCGTGTTCAGGAGTAGTAAGTAGTCATATCCGCGCCCGCCGCTTCATCCGCAAACCACTGTTTAATCCACGGTGATGATGCGGCGTGGTCCGGATTGTGAAAAGGCAGCAGCGTGCAGGCGAGATCCCACACCATGCCTAGTTTGCTGGTTAGCGGAATCGTTTTCAGAAAACTTTGATCATTCATATTCATCGGCGCGCCCATGTCTTGTGCTGGCACACAGGCATTGCAGCGTTTTTCGATTAACTGAATTACGCTCATCAAGTGTTTGATAACGCGCGGCGCCATGCGCAGACGATACCAATAGCTGCCAACCACATCGTTATAAATATTCAGCGCCGAGCTGCGATGTTCGTATTCTTCCATCAAATGCCACATCAAAAAAGAAGCCATGCGTGTGTCGGATTCTTTGAATAAATGATGGCGGTTGTCGACGACAAATTTGGTCAGTGGTGAGAAGGTTGCTTCAACCACAGCGGCATACGCCAAGTGAAAATCTTGTGATTCCTGTTCGTATAGTTCGTCATACGATTGCATGATTTCTGTCATCACTTGTTTCAGATCAGGGTAGCGTTTGGTCAACATCGCGATATGTGCTTGATGATGGCGTGAATGCTGTCCTTCTTGTTTGCAAAATAAATCAGCTTCTTCTGCGATAGACGGATTTTTTATTTGTGGCATCGCTTGGCGAATCGCTTTGATGAAATAACGCTCAAAGCCAGGTGCGGTTAGGCAAAAAAACAAGCCTGCGTTTCCCCAAGCAGGATTGCCAGGATTCCAATTCCACGGCATGTCATCGGGAAACTGGAAATCAATATGGCGAATTTTCAGTGCGCTAGGCATACAAAACTCCGAATCAGGATTTTGCTGTTGTGCGAAACAGCACCCAAGCAAACAGCGCAAAAGAAATCAGCGGCAGTGTGCCTGGAATATAGAAGCCGTAGACGACAAAACTTTCAAAAGCCGTTTGTGGTTGGATGACGCGATGACCGATAAACAAAGCGGTGAGCCAAGGGCCGATGGCGTTGCAGTATGCGCCGATCAGCAGTGTCCACTTGCCGGTTTTTACGGTTTTCTGTTCGTGTGGCAGCGTGTGCCAGAAGCCGGCGACAGCCAACACCACGATACCGTTGATGATGCCCTCTAAATGCACAAACTTCCAAATGCGATACAGCTCGCTGCTGGTATCCGCCACGGCAGCGGCATAAGAAAAACCAATGCCGCCCAGTAAACCGAGCAATAAAACGATACAGCCGTGCATGGCGAGGCGAGCTTGTGCATTGTTTGCGGTGGTCATGGTTGTGCTCCTTGTTTCGTTGTTTAGTTATTTAGTTGTTGATTGTATCGAGTGAAAACACTTGCCATTGGTTATTAACGCGCATTTCCAGTGGTTGATACTGGCTTTTGTAGCGCATTTTGTCGCAGTTTTTTATCCAATATCCCAAATACAAATAATCCAAACCTTCTAATTTGGCGCGCACAATTTGATTTAATACGGCGAACACGCCCAAGCTGCGTGCGTGTTCGTCAGGGTCAAAAAAAGTGTAAACCGCTGAATAGCCGTTGTCGAAACGATCGCAGACAGAAACAGCGATCAGTCTATTTTTGCTGTAATAAGTGAGATAAAAACTCTCGGGCCATGGCACACCTAAAAAGTTGTCGTACTGCTCGCGTGTGGCGGGGTACATATCGCCGTCTTGATGCCGCGTGTTGATGTATTTTTCATACAGCGCGTAACAGGCATCGCTATTGATGGATGCAATTTGTCGCACATCCAAATCCGTGTTGCGTTTAATACAACGCATTTGATTGCGATTGGGCGCGAACGCTTGTACGGGAATGCGCACAGGAATACAGGCATTGCAGTGCTGGCATTGCGGGCGATAAACATGCTGCCCGCTGCGGCGAAACCCTGCTTCGGCCAAGCGAGAAAACAGAAAGGGTGTGATTCGGATCTCAGGATTGACGAAGGCGGTGCTGGCTTCTTGGCCGTGCAGATAGCTGCATGCGTGTGGCGCGGTGATTAAGAGAGAGATGGATTGGCTGGTCATGCGGGCGATGTTCGCAGTCATCATCAGGGTTCTGTACCATTCTACCCATATCACTTTGAAAGCACAGGAACTCCTTCGATGAAAATTTTGTTGTGTGGTGCGGAATCGCCACTGGGGCGCTCGCTGCTATTTCGTTTAGAGCAGATGCAGTTTCCATTCGTGCTGTTGGATGCGGCAACGCTGGCGACAATTACCGCAACAGAGCTGGATGCATTGCTGCGTAAGAACAAAATCAGCGGCATCGTCAATGTGCAGCATCTACCTTTTGGTGGTGGCGATATTGATCCAGGCACGAGCGAACAGGCTGTGCAATATGCGCGTAATCCTGAGGTATTGGCGTTAGCGGCTGCAACAACGAATTGTTTTTTATTGCAGTTGTCAGATGCGCAGGTCTTTTCTGGTATGCAAGCCAGTAATTATCGTGAAACCGATGAGCCGGATGCACAAAGCACTTATGGTGCGCTGCGTTGGGCGGGCGAGCGAGCGGTAATTGAAACTTGTCCACGCCATTTAATTTTGCGTACGGGTGAACTGTTTAGCAGTATTGGCCAAAATATTCTGACGGATTTGTTGGCGGCTTGGCGCAGGGCTGGAGAGGCAAGAGTATCTGCCCGCTACCGTTTTTCTCCCACATCAGTGCGCGATGCAGCGCGAGTAATTATTGCTGTGTTGCAGCAGTTGAGTTGCGGTATCGAGCCATGGGGTGTTTATCACTACAGCGGCACCGATGCGATCAGCTATTTTGATTTTGCGCGCTTAATCAAACAAATCGTGGAGAAATCAGATTTGGATTTGCAAACCGAGATGCACGATTTGGCAGAAAACCTTCCACCATTATCGTGGGCATTAGATTGCGGAAAAATTCGCAACACTTTTGGCATTAAGCAACACCCTTGGCGTGCGGGTTTAACCAGTGGTGTGCGCCGTGCTTTGACGGTGTTAAATGCAGAAGATAGTGCAACCGCTGTGCGTATCGAAAAAGAAGAAAATGAAGAAGGCGATGTTTGATTGTTTTGTTTTGGTTTTTCAATGGGTTTGTGGCAGAGAGCGATATTGCAACCACAAAAGATAAATACTCCATGCTAAGCCGAGCAGCATCACCATCACTCCGATAGCAAAACTAATTTTTGCCAGTGTGTAACAGCTGGATACAGCATCTAACATTGTCAGAATATTGCCCCAATCGTGATTGGCTTCGGTTGCGCCGCCCACTAAAGGCAGTGCGCGATATTCTGCATCGCGAATATAGGGCGCAACATCCACAAAGCTTTGTCCGCACCACGCGAGCATGATTGAAGCTGCAAAATTATCGTGCTGCTGAAAACTAAATACGCCCAAGCAAATTAACGGCAATAAAATTTGAAAAAGGCTGCCGCCGAGAAACATCATCAATTCGCCCAGCGGTGCGAACAAAACATGGCCAAATTCATGGAAAGCCAAGTTGATGTTGTGCATGAAAGAGCCGCCGATCACTTCCCAATCTATGCCGTGAATAGTGAGCGATCCCCACCACAAGGTGAGCGTGACCAGTAACAGCGCGCGTGCAGAGAGCGTAGTGATGTCTGTGTTTTCTGGTACATAGGTTAATCGTTGCCATACGGAGATGTGATCAACATCGAGTGTTTCTTCCTCCTCAGGTATTGCTTCTTCAAACGCTTTTTCTGTAGCGGGTTTTTGTCGCGCCAGCCATTTTTGATAGGCGATACCACAGGCAGGGCAGATATCACGGTGTACATGATCGTCAGTTGATTTTCTTGTATAGCCACACTTTGGACATTGCATCATGTGTAAACCGTGATGGTTAGGTGTTGTAAATCTTCTGCGCGTGATGAATTACCTATCCATAGGTTGTATTCGCCAACTTCAACAAACCAAGCGCACTGCTTGCTGTTGTAGCGCGCTAACTGTTTTACAGGAATTTCAAAAATAACTGGCGTTTTCTCGTTAGGGGCTAAAGCAATTTTTTGGAAAGCCTGCAAGCGTTTTTTTGCAGAGAGTGCGATGTTTGAGTTTTTGTGGCCAGCGTAACACTGCAAAACTTCTGCGCCTTGTCGATCACTGGTGTTGTGTAGCTCAGCAGTGATTTGAATGGTGTCATCGACGCTGTATTCGCGTTTGTCTGTTTGCGGTGCGATGCATTGAAATCTGCTGTAAGAAAGCCCAAAGCCAAACGCAAAAGCGGGGGTTTGTTGTAAGTGATCGCACAGTGCGTAGCCGTGAA
This is a stretch of genomic DNA from Pseudomonadales bacterium. It encodes these proteins:
- a CDS encoding thiolase domain-containing protein, which produces MREVAIIAYHQTPMVRDAGAKNDVELVMEAVHGVKNQLKITNKEIDFVCSGSCDYLGGAAFAFVGALDAVGAVPPISESHVEMDAAWALYEAWLKIQTGHFNTALIYGFGKSSHGPMHEVLALQLDPYYLQPLWPDQISLAALQARAMMDADKLTEKQMAEVVAKSRKNAKANANAQLKGDYSVEQLLAEPMMSSPLRKHDCPPITDGASCIFIATKEIAEKMLAGSGKRPAYITGIDHRIESHQFGTRDLTQSTSTRIAGEHAGVKKGKVDIAELHTPFSHQELLVKEALGLDDNTVINPSGGPLAGNIFMSAGLDRIGAVATRIMNGEANRGVAHATSGACLQQNLVAVLEGK
- a CDS encoding Zn-ribbon domain-containing OB-fold protein; this translates as MSDQKPVEVKPVEIMESPVYMQYSFAAGRATSHFLRSLKEGKLMGQRSSVTGKVIVPPRGADAETGTPTTEEVAVPDTATVVTFTIVHLPIPGSKVQPPFIVANLVLDETDQTFIHLISGCKNEDVKIGTRVKAVWRDKSEWEYSFNNIEYFQPIEGEAPIDIKELKAKRLKEVEAYKNA
- a CDS encoding OB-fold domain-containing protein; the encoded protein is MANTHAGKQYDDDVLRDGFELGFTYTRSTGPVIGAFLTGLRDGKIVGIKGSGGKVICPPTEYDPQTSEELTELVDLPSTGTVTTWSWISQPHPKHGLTQPFAWALIKIDGADTAMLHKVDAGSESNMKTGMKVKVRWAAERRGFMTDIDCFEPA
- a CDS encoding type II toxin-antitoxin system death-on-curing family toxin, which translates into the protein MKYLSAQDVVQIHDAVIGSHELQGMAGDKSVDAVIARVENRIHYGMIEDVHELAACYATYIAVGRTFNDANKRTAYAAMRICLQINDVKTDLGSAAEVGDMIIRAAQRLTDEKELAQWLRRRC
- a CDS encoding VWA domain-containing protein, which produces MERQQTPQILITPLKPALIAGMSQKLPVLVRVQAPDPDLALQKSRKPYHLALVIDRSGSMSGEPLIEALRCARYIVDQLTATDVVSLTVFDDRVNTLVNAQAVGDRKVLHQALAHIQSGGSTNLHGGWLAGSNSLLSNAKAAALARVILLSDGNANVGVTTDTKVIAALCAEAAERGVTTSTYGLGRDFNEDLMVEMGERGGGNHYYGDTAADLFEPFAEEFDFISNLYARQMRLALAAPAGVNITLLNDYPVEQREGFPLILMPDLALGAEAWALVELEIPANMASETAVTLLQAGITATTPDCLPITVADAALALSAMSAQAWEMLIKDPLVLARQAEIEAAQWLERARLLAQAGDLAGIEKMIAEGRVRFAEHAWVIEVLESLEQLAKEMDYIRFSKEALYSSKKMRKRLAAKEEAFDTLNEDEMALYLRRKRSQGKSQFEP
- a CDS encoding metal-dependent hydrolase: MPSALKIRHIDFQFPDDMPWNWNPGNPAWGNAGLFFCLTAPGFERYFIKAIRQAMPQIKNPSIAEEADLFCKQEGQHSRHHQAHIAMLTKRYPDLKQVMTEIMQSYDELYEQESQDFHLAYAAVVEATFSPLTKFVVDNRHHLFKESDTRMASFLMWHLMEEYEHRSSALNIYNDVVGSYWYRLRMAPRVIKHLMSVIQLIEKRCNACVPAQDMGAPMNMNDQSFLKTIPLTSKLGMVWDLACTLLPFHNPDHAASSPWIKQWFADEAAGADMTTYYS
- a CDS encoding arginyltransferase, yielding MMTANIARMTSQSISLLITAPHACSYLHGQEASTAFVNPEIRITPFLFSRLAEAGFRRSGQHVYRPQCQHCNACIPVRIPVQAFAPNRNQMRCIKRNTDLDVRQIASINSDACYALYEKYINTRHQDGDMYPATREQYDNFLGVPWPESFYLTYYSKNRLIAVSVCDRFDNGYSAVYTFFDPDEHARSLGVFAVLNQIVRAKLEGLDYLYLGYWIKNCDKMRYKSQYQPLEMRVNNQWQVFSLDTINN
- a CDS encoding sugar nucleotide-binding protein; its protein translation is MKILLCGAESPLGRSLLFRLEQMQFPFVLLDAATLATITATELDALLRKNKISGIVNVQHLPFGGGDIDPGTSEQAVQYARNPEVLALAAATTNCFLLQLSDAQVFSGMQASNYRETDEPDAQSTYGALRWAGERAVIETCPRHLILRTGELFSSIGQNILTDLLAAWRRAGEARVSARYRFSPTSVRDAARVIIAVLQQLSCGIEPWGVYHYSGTDAISYFDFARLIKQIVEKSDLDLQTEMHDLAENLPPLSWALDCGKIRNTFGIKQHPWRAGLTSGVRRALTVLNAEDSATAVRIEKEENEEGDV
- a CDS encoding zinc ribbon domain-containing protein; translated protein: MMQCPKCGYTRKSTDDHVHRDICPACGIAYQKWLARQKPATEKAFEEAIPEEEETLDVDHISVWQRLTYVPENTDITTLSARALLLVTLTLWWGSLTIHGIDWEVIGGSFMHNINLAFHEFGHVLFAPLGELMMFLGGSLFQILLPLICLGVFSFQQHDNFAASIMLAWCGQSFVDVAPYIRDAEYRALPLVGGATEANHDWGNILTMLDAVSSCYTLAKISFAIGVMVMLLGLAWSIYLLWLQYRSLPQTH